A region from the Gemmatimonadota bacterium genome encodes:
- a CDS encoding SMP-30/gluconolactonase/LRE family protein — MTARWTQPFSALRPFAPALLSVAVAWGCSGQADEAPGAGVLATEPRITVADVGLATPESVLHDPAADVYLVSNINGDPFAKDDNGFISRLAPDGAVLELKWIDGADDDVSLNAPKGMAIAGSSLFVTDIDCVRVFDLASGTPTGEVCLPEATFLNDIASDDYGTLWITDSGYEPGFGASGTDAVYRMAADGRMNPVALGDSLGHPNGIAIGSRGIFVATFGSGEVYTLTADGQRSTVLPPSDRQLDGVEFVRDGGFMFSSWGEQAVLRVGPTGALRRIVTDIETPADIGYDAVRNRVLIPLFNTNQIIIEALDG; from the coding sequence ATGACCGCCCGATGGACCCAACCCTTCTCCGCACTGCGCCCGTTCGCGCCAGCGCTGCTTTCGGTTGCAGTCGCGTGGGGCTGTTCCGGGCAAGCGGACGAGGCACCGGGTGCCGGCGTGCTGGCCACGGAGCCCCGGATCACGGTGGCGGACGTCGGTCTGGCAACCCCCGAGTCCGTCCTTCACGACCCGGCGGCGGATGTCTACCTGGTCTCCAACATCAACGGCGACCCGTTCGCCAAGGACGACAACGGGTTCATCAGCCGGCTCGCGCCCGATGGGGCGGTGTTGGAGCTGAAGTGGATCGACGGCGCGGATGACGACGTGAGCCTGAACGCGCCCAAAGGGATGGCCATCGCGGGCAGCTCGTTGTTCGTCACGGACATCGACTGCGTGCGCGTGTTCGACCTCGCCTCGGGAACGCCCACCGGCGAGGTCTGCCTCCCCGAGGCCACGTTCCTCAACGACATCGCCTCGGACGACTACGGCACGCTCTGGATCACGGATTCGGGATACGAACCGGGGTTCGGGGCCTCCGGAACGGACGCGGTCTACCGGATGGCAGCCGATGGTCGCATGAATCCCGTGGCCCTGGGCGATTCACTGGGGCATCCCAACGGCATCGCCATCGGAAGCCGCGGGATCTTCGTCGCCACCTTCGGGAGCGGCGAGGTCTACACCCTGACGGCCGACGGCCAGCGTAGCACCGTGTTGCCTCCGTCGGATCGCCAGTTGGACGGCGTCGAGTTCGTCCGTGACGGCGGGTTCATGTTCTCGAGCTGGGGCGAGCAGGCGGTGCTGCGCGTGGGTCCCACTGGCGCGCTCCGCCGTATCGTCACCGACATCGAGACGCCCGCGGACATCGGATACGATGCCGTGCGCAACCGGGTGCTCATTCCGCTGTTCAACACCAATCAGATCATCATCGAAGCGCTCGACGGCTGA
- a CDS encoding amidohydrolase: MLDRTIRMLPLLPLLALAACGGDGAPAAEAADLILTNGRVVTVDEARPEGQAIAIKDGRVLAVGSVAEIAARRGSSTEVIDLEGRLAIPGFIEGHAHYMGVGDAQIQLNLMDTESWEEIVSRVEEAVAAAQPGELIRGRGWHQEKWTHTPTGSVEGIPTHHTLSAISPDNPVILVHASGHAAFANAKAMELADVTRSTPDPMGGEVLKDAGGEPTGLFKETAEDLLAPVYAAATPVDPRRPAALANQELVSKGITSFQDAGASPSTVDLYKSMIDAGELDVRLWVMLAGSNEELAEALPRYRTVGYGNDHLTVRAIKRYIDGALGSHGAWLLAPYTDLPSSSGLNTVPIADLEETARLAAANDYQLCIHAIGDRGNREVLDIFEQTFAAHPERSDWRWRIEHAQHLDPADIPRFAELGVIASMQGIHATSDAPFVPIRLGEQRAQDGAYVWQSLLKSGAVVMNGTDAPVEDVDPIANYYATVSRRTKDGSVFYPEQRMSRLEALKSYTVWPAYGAFEEDVKGSLAPGKLGDVVVLSKDILEVPEDEIPSTRVVYTIIGGRVVYRAP, from the coding sequence ATGCTCGACCGGACTATTCGCATGCTCCCCCTCCTGCCCCTGCTGGCCCTCGCGGCCTGTGGAGGCGACGGCGCGCCCGCCGCTGAGGCCGCCGACCTGATCCTTACGAACGGACGTGTGGTGACGGTGGACGAGGCCCGACCCGAAGGACAGGCCATCGCCATCAAGGACGGGCGGGTGCTGGCGGTCGGATCGGTGGCCGAGATCGCAGCGCGGCGGGGATCCTCCACCGAGGTGATCGATCTCGAGGGTCGCCTCGCCATTCCCGGCTTCATCGAAGGACACGCTCACTACATGGGGGTCGGGGACGCCCAGATCCAGCTCAACCTCATGGACACGGAGAGCTGGGAGGAGATCGTCTCCAGAGTGGAGGAAGCGGTGGCGGCGGCCCAACCGGGAGAGTTGATCCGGGGGCGGGGTTGGCATCAGGAGAAGTGGACGCATACGCCGACCGGAAGCGTGGAGGGGATCCCTACGCATCACACCCTCAGCGCCATTTCCCCCGACAACCCGGTGATCCTGGTGCACGCGAGCGGACACGCCGCCTTCGCCAACGCCAAGGCCATGGAACTGGCGGACGTTACGCGCTCCACGCCCGACCCGATGGGCGGAGAGGTGCTGAAGGACGCAGGCGGGGAGCCCACCGGCCTCTTCAAGGAGACCGCCGAGGATCTGCTCGCGCCAGTCTATGCAGCCGCCACGCCGGTCGATCCGCGGAGGCCGGCCGCCCTCGCCAACCAGGAGCTCGTCTCCAAGGGGATCACCTCGTTCCAGGACGCGGGCGCCTCTCCCAGCACCGTGGACCTGTACAAGTCGATGATCGACGCAGGCGAACTGGACGTGCGGCTCTGGGTGATGCTGGCCGGCTCCAACGAAGAGCTGGCCGAGGCGCTGCCGCGCTACCGCACCGTGGGCTACGGCAACGACCACCTGACCGTGCGCGCCATCAAGCGCTACATCGACGGCGCCCTGGGCTCACACGGCGCCTGGTTGCTGGCACCCTACACGGACCTGCCGTCGAGCTCGGGCCTCAACACGGTGCCGATCGCCGACCTGGAGGAGACCGCGCGGCTGGCCGCGGCCAACGACTACCAGCTCTGCATCCACGCCATCGGTGACCGCGGCAATCGCGAGGTGTTGGACATCTTCGAGCAGACCTTCGCCGCGCACCCCGAGCGCTCGGACTGGCGCTGGCGCATCGAGCACGCGCAGCATCTGGATCCCGCCGACATCCCGCGCTTCGCCGAGCTCGGTGTGATCGCGTCGATGCAGGGCATCCACGCCACCTCGGATGCGCCCTTCGTACCGATCCGCCTGGGTGAGCAGCGGGCCCAGGACGGCGCCTACGTGTGGCAGAGCCTTCTGAAGAGCGGCGCGGTGGTCATGAACGGAACCGACGCGCCGGTCGAGGACGTCGACCCCATCGCCAACTACTACGCCACCGTCTCCCGCCGCACCAAGGACGGCTCGGTGTTCTATCCAGAGCAGCGCATGAGCCGCCTGGAAGCGCTCAAGAGCTACACCGTGTGGCCCGCCTATGGGGCCTTCGAGGAGGACGTGAAGGGCTCGCTCGCGCCCGGCAAGCTCGGCGACGTGGTGGTGCTGTCCAAGGACATTCTCGAGGTCCCCGAGGACGAGATTCCGAGCACGCGCGTGGTCTATACGATCATCGGTGGGCGCGTGGTCTATCGGGCGCCGTAG
- a CDS encoding 6-bladed beta-propeller translates to MPVTVVLIAAWGCDRGSEIPPVLGRDSAGISIVENSQAALDAAPVWVVDTIPAIDIGGDPEDEDQLFVRVVRARRTSEGSIWIADAGATQIRGFDREGGLIHRLGRKGEGPGEFTRLADLLVVNDTIMALDSGLRRISVWSTTGKLLDTRTLGGGRVVPFAPLQRAGDGSLWIEWMDEPPYSLTQDGRAPFGSAVRSSSTILRYGPEDGVGAPLGTFPGYEEAVWTREGRPLMSAAPLARSLVFGVHDDRVYLGTQETYEIETWSTDGRRLRLIRGPAVDLTVTEAQVQDWAASAASTYPDPDPARRAELAQFLSEPPHPRTGPAYGSLLIDPQGSVWVSEPTWARLPPAPSWTIYDPDGAVRATIRLPEGFRVFEIGDDYVLGLWTDELGVEHVREHHLTRGTQ, encoded by the coding sequence GTGCCCGTCACTGTGGTCCTCATCGCGGCCTGGGGATGCGACCGAGGCTCAGAAATACCGCCGGTACTCGGACGGGACAGCGCGGGAATCTCCATCGTCGAGAATTCGCAGGCCGCGCTGGACGCCGCTCCGGTGTGGGTTGTCGACACGATACCTGCGATCGACATCGGTGGCGATCCTGAAGACGAGGACCAACTGTTCGTTCGTGTCGTACGCGCACGTCGAACGAGTGAGGGCAGCATCTGGATCGCTGATGCAGGAGCGACCCAGATCCGTGGCTTCGATCGCGAGGGCGGGCTGATCCATCGCTTGGGTCGCAAAGGCGAGGGTCCAGGCGAGTTCACCCGGCTCGCCGACCTCCTGGTCGTGAACGACACGATCATGGCGTTGGACTCAGGGCTGCGGCGGATCAGCGTCTGGTCAACGACAGGGAAGCTCTTGGACACCCGCACACTCGGCGGTGGGCGCGTCGTCCCCTTTGCCCCGCTCCAGCGGGCCGGCGACGGTTCCCTCTGGATCGAGTGGATGGACGAGCCGCCCTACTCGTTGACGCAGGATGGACGCGCACCATTCGGGTCGGCGGTGCGCTCCTCGTCCACGATCCTGAGGTACGGCCCTGAGGACGGTGTCGGTGCGCCACTGGGCACGTTCCCTGGCTATGAGGAGGCCGTCTGGACCCGCGAGGGCCGCCCGCTGATGAGCGCAGCGCCCCTCGCCCGCTCGCTCGTATTCGGAGTTCACGACGATCGCGTCTACTTGGGGACGCAGGAGACCTACGAGATCGAGACGTGGAGCACTGACGGCAGGCGATTGCGCCTCATTCGTGGTCCGGCGGTGGACCTGACCGTGACGGAGGCCCAGGTCCAGGATTGGGCTGCCAGCGCGGCTTCTACCTACCCCGATCCCGATCCAGCGCGACGCGCTGAGTTGGCCCAATTCCTCTCCGAGCCGCCCCACCCCAGGACGGGCCCCGCCTACGGATCTCTCCTGATCGACCCGCAGGGCAGCGTCTGGGTCTCGGAGCCAACCTGGGCCCGGCTCCCTCCCGCGCCTTCCTGGACGATCTACGACCCGGACGGGGCCGTTCGCGCCACGATTCGGCTCCCTGAGGGATTCAGGGTCTTCGAGATCGGCGATGACTATGTGCTCGGACTCTGGACCGACGAATTGGGCGTGGAGCACGTTCGTGAGCACCACCTGACCCGAGGCACCCAGTGA
- a CDS encoding asparaginase: protein MIALLLVVLATAATPLTAQAPLPRVVILTTGGTIASRSDAPMASGDSLVSAVPELLQHARVSVEEFSRVGSSQMTPAHWLALSQRVNALFAADAELAGIVVTHGTDTMDETAFFLNLTVRDARPVVVTGSMRSATEISADGPANLLNAVRVAASPSARGQGVLVVLNEDISAARDVWKTDNRRVDTFASPELGHLGYVDPDTVVFLRASLKPHTVESAFDVRASAALPSVLVAHDYTGFERRDLEDLIARRPDGIVLSTFAGGRTSPGAREGVRAAVAAGIPVVLASRVPGGRIVGDPAAPLGALLAPDLSPWKARILLMLALMHTHDAQGLREIFARY, encoded by the coding sequence GTGATCGCGCTGCTGCTCGTTGTTCTCGCCACGGCCGCCACGCCGCTCACCGCCCAGGCGCCCCTGCCCCGTGTGGTGATCCTGACCACCGGTGGCACCATCGCCAGTCGCTCAGACGCCCCCATGGCGAGCGGCGACAGTCTGGTGAGCGCCGTGCCGGAGCTGCTGCAGCACGCGCGCGTGAGCGTCGAGGAGTTCAGCCGGGTGGGCTCTTCGCAGATGACGCCCGCCCACTGGCTGGCGTTGTCCCAACGGGTGAACGCGCTCTTCGCTGCGGACGCGGAGCTCGCGGGCATCGTGGTCACGCACGGCACCGACACCATGGACGAGACCGCGTTCTTCCTGAACCTCACGGTGCGGGACGCGAGGCCGGTGGTGGTGACAGGCTCCATGCGTTCCGCCACGGAGATCTCGGCGGATGGCCCGGCCAACCTGTTGAACGCCGTCCGGGTCGCTGCCTCGCCTTCCGCGCGAGGGCAGGGCGTGCTGGTGGTCTTGAACGAGGACATCTCGGCCGCCCGTGATGTCTGGAAGACGGACAACCGCCGGGTCGACACCTTCGCGTCCCCGGAGCTCGGCCACCTCGGCTACGTCGATCCGGACACGGTGGTCTTCCTGCGTGCCTCGCTGAAGCCACACACCGTGGAGAGTGCGTTCGACGTGCGCGCCAGCGCGGCACTCCCCAGCGTATTGGTGGCGCACGACTATACGGGCTTCGAACGCCGCGACCTGGAGGACCTGATCGCGCGCCGCCCCGATGGGATCGTCCTGTCCACCTTCGCGGGCGGCCGGACCAGCCCCGGGGCGAGGGAAGGCGTGCGTGCCGCAGTCGCGGCCGGCATCCCGGTGGTGTTGGCCTCGCGCGTACCTGGAGGCCGCATCGTCGGTGATCCGGCTGCGCCGCTGGGTGCCCTGCTCGCGCCGGATCTCTCCCCTTGGAAGGCGCGCATCCTCCTGATGCTCGCCCTCATGCACACCCACGACGCGCAGGGATTGAGAGAGATCTTCGCGCGCTACTGA
- a CDS encoding amidohydrolase — MSGTLRCGPALLALALLAAQACSQDRDPPADLILLGGRVITVDASDRIVEAVAVRGERIVAVGTNDEVAALAGPQTVRVELDGRAVTPGLLDAHAHFNGGAVDRMFVLDLSYPTVGSVEDIVAAVAAQAERLPSGTWIQGRGWDEGKLKELRLPTAADLDRAAPDHPVWITQTMGHYGTANHRALELAGVTAGSPDPPGGTIDRDVSGRPTGVLKESAQGLVRRLIPEFDAAQVRQGMAALADAFNAEGMTGLKDPGVSEDAWAAYRQVLEEGNLTVRVFGLWRAPGTIEETRALIERIGPSTRPYESRPDDHLISGGVKLYIDGSGGARTAWLYDDWNRESTEVDRGNRGYPTRDPELIRRQIRLFHDAGLHVSVHSIGDRGIDWTVDSYQQALDANPIAGLRHGIIHANIPTDHALDVMADLQSRFDAAYPEPSASFMWWIGDTYAGNFGPERSLRLNPFRTYLQRGIRWAGGSDYSVTPFPARYGIWASVAREPLLGVYGAHPYGTSESVDVLTALRSFTIWAARQMFMEDVIGSIEVGKYADLAVWDRDPLAVPTADLKDMTCHLTVFNGEVVYSHPEGPRTDLSGTEGGDGA, encoded by the coding sequence GTGTCAGGGACCCTGCGCTGTGGACCGGCCCTGTTGGCACTCGCCCTCCTCGCGGCACAGGCGTGCTCGCAGGACAGGGACCCACCCGCCGACCTCATCCTCCTCGGAGGCCGGGTCATCACGGTGGACGCGAGCGACCGCATCGTCGAGGCGGTCGCGGTGCGCGGAGAGCGCATCGTAGCGGTGGGCACGAACGACGAGGTCGCCGCCCTGGCCGGACCCCAGACGGTTCGTGTCGAGCTCGACGGCCGGGCAGTCACTCCCGGACTCCTCGACGCGCATGCCCACTTCAACGGGGGCGCGGTGGACCGGATGTTCGTCCTCGACCTGAGCTATCCCACAGTGGGAAGCGTCGAGGACATCGTGGCCGCGGTGGCGGCGCAGGCCGAGCGGCTACCGTCCGGCACCTGGATCCAGGGGCGCGGCTGGGACGAGGGCAAGCTCAAGGAGCTGCGCCTTCCCACCGCGGCCGATCTCGACCGCGCCGCGCCCGATCACCCCGTGTGGATCACCCAGACGATGGGACACTACGGCACGGCCAACCACCGGGCGCTGGAGTTGGCTGGCGTCACGGCCGGCTCGCCGGACCCACCCGGCGGAACCATCGATCGGGACGTGAGCGGACGACCCACGGGGGTGCTCAAGGAGTCGGCCCAGGGGTTGGTGCGCCGCCTCATTCCCGAATTCGACGCCGCCCAGGTGCGCCAGGGCATGGCCGCCCTGGCGGATGCGTTCAATGCCGAGGGTATGACCGGGCTCAAGGACCCCGGTGTCTCGGAGGACGCCTGGGCAGCCTATCGGCAGGTACTGGAGGAGGGAAACCTGACGGTGCGCGTATTCGGGCTCTGGCGAGCGCCCGGGACGATCGAGGAAACCCGAGCCCTGATCGAACGCATCGGACCGAGCACCCGCCCCTACGAATCACGGCCGGACGACCACCTGATCTCCGGCGGCGTCAAGCTCTACATCGACGGGAGTGGCGGCGCGCGCACTGCGTGGCTATACGACGATTGGAATCGCGAGAGCACGGAGGTGGACCGTGGCAATCGCGGGTATCCCACCCGCGATCCCGAGCTGATCCGCAGGCAGATTCGCCTGTTCCACGATGCCGGACTCCATGTGAGTGTCCATTCCATCGGAGACCGCGGCATCGACTGGACGGTGGACAGCTACCAGCAAGCCCTTGACGCGAACCCGATCGCCGGGCTGCGCCACGGGATCATCCACGCCAACATCCCCACCGATCACGCCTTGGACGTGATGGCCGACCTGCAGTCCCGCTTCGATGCTGCCTACCCTGAACCCTCGGCGAGCTTCATGTGGTGGATCGGGGATACCTACGCAGGCAACTTCGGGCCAGAGAGGTCCCTACGCCTGAATCCGTTTCGCACCTACCTGCAGCGCGGGATCCGCTGGGCCGGCGGGTCCGACTACTCGGTCACGCCTTTCCCCGCACGCTACGGCATCTGGGCGTCCGTGGCGCGCGAGCCGCTCCTGGGCGTCTACGGGGCGCACCCCTATGGGACCTCCGAGTCGGTCGACGTGCTCACTGCCCTGCGCTCGTTCACGATCTGGGCCGCACGCCAGATGTTCATGGAGGATGTCATCGGCTCGATCGAAGTGGGCAAGTACGCGGACCTGGCCGTATGGGACCGGGATCCCCTCGCCGTGCCCACGGCCGACTTGAAGGACATGACGTGCCATCTCACCGTCTTCAATGGAGAGGTTGTCTATTCGCATCCCGAAGGGCCGCGCACGGACCTGTCCGGCACGGAAGGAGGCGACGGAGCGTAG
- a CDS encoding DUF6544 family protein yields MRSGTLRILGGIGALAGAVAATLVGGALVWERRTHARVAALLARIEDPGLSDIDPVTVPEPVARYLEHALSPGAGTITWARLSQRGQFRASVEPERWAPFSAVQVFRAEPPGFVWDAAIRMTPVVPVRVRDAYGEGHAEMRAKLGGLFTVVDAADEPALLRSALIRFLAESVWIPTRLRPGPHLQWRAEAADTAVATLTDGDVSVSLRFRFDAQGDVVEIFSADRPREVDGGYVEQPWIVRLSEHEWVDGFRIPRRGEVAWLPPTGEEPYWRGRVESLHFETVPSWRPHATLESTP; encoded by the coding sequence ATGCGCTCGGGCACGCTGAGGATTCTGGGCGGGATCGGAGCCCTCGCGGGGGCGGTCGCCGCCACGCTGGTGGGCGGCGCCTTGGTGTGGGAACGGCGGACCCATGCCCGCGTCGCGGCGCTGCTCGCCCGCATCGAGGATCCCGGTCTCTCCGACATCGATCCGGTCACCGTGCCGGAGCCGGTGGCCCGCTATCTCGAGCACGCGCTCTCTCCGGGCGCCGGCACGATCACCTGGGCCCGCCTCTCCCAGCGGGGCCAGTTCCGGGCCTCGGTCGAGCCCGAGCGCTGGGCGCCGTTCAGCGCGGTGCAGGTGTTCCGCGCCGAGCCACCCGGGTTCGTCTGGGATGCGGCGATCCGGATGACGCCGGTCGTCCCGGTCCGTGTGCGGGACGCCTACGGAGAAGGACACGCCGAGATGCGCGCGAAGCTCGGTGGGCTGTTCACCGTGGTCGACGCGGCGGACGAACCCGCGCTCCTGCGCAGCGCGCTCATCCGTTTCCTCGCCGAGTCGGTGTGGATTCCCACGCGCCTACGTCCGGGCCCGCATCTGCAGTGGCGCGCCGAGGCTGCCGACACCGCTGTGGCGACGCTCACGGATGGCGACGTCTCGGTGTCGCTCCGCTTCCGCTTCGATGCGCAGGGGGACGTGGTCGAGATCTTCTCCGCCGATCGTCCCCGTGAGGTGGACGGCGGCTACGTGGAGCAGCCCTGGATCGTGCGCTTGAGCGAGCACGAGTGGGTGGACGGGTTCAGGATTCCCCGACGTGGTGAGGTGGCCTGGCTTCCGCCCACCGGCGAGGAACCGTATTGGCGTGGGCGCGTCGAGTCCCTGCACTTCGAGACCGTGCCCAGCTGGCGGCCACATGCCACTCTGGAGTCAACTCCGTGA
- a CDS encoding class I SAM-dependent methyltransferase: protein MGDYETAADFYDLLYAGEKDYAAEAAWLAECIRERQPAARSLLDVACGTGEHAKHLAAMGFRVDGVDLEPAFVARAAAKLPAGRFQVADMEHLDLDERYDVVTCLFSSIGYACTVERLNRTVAALARHLAPAGVLIVDPWFEPGQLTHGFVMTVLGADEQAKVCRMSRTVVDGRLSVLEFEYLIGRAGGIERASERHTLGLFTEAEMGSAFAAAGLRVERLPEALRTRGIYVGRPAD from the coding sequence GTGGGAGACTACGAGACGGCCGCGGACTTCTACGACCTGCTCTATGCAGGGGAGAAGGACTACGCTGCTGAGGCCGCGTGGCTGGCGGAGTGCATCCGTGAACGCCAGCCGGCGGCCCGTTCTCTCCTCGACGTCGCCTGCGGCACCGGCGAGCACGCGAAGCACCTGGCCGCAATGGGGTTCCGGGTGGACGGCGTGGATCTGGAACCGGCCTTCGTGGCTCGGGCCGCCGCGAAGCTCCCGGCCGGGCGCTTCCAGGTCGCCGACATGGAGCATCTCGATCTGGACGAACGCTACGACGTCGTAACCTGCCTCTTCTCATCGATCGGATATGCGTGCACCGTGGAGCGGCTCAACCGCACGGTGGCGGCGTTGGCTCGGCACCTGGCCCCTGCCGGGGTGCTCATCGTCGACCCCTGGTTCGAGCCAGGCCAGCTCACGCATGGGTTCGTGATGACCGTACTGGGTGCGGACGAACAGGCCAAAGTGTGCAGGATGAGCCGCACCGTGGTCGACGGGCGACTCTCCGTGCTGGAGTTCGAATACCTGATCGGACGAGCCGGTGGGATCGAACGCGCCAGCGAACGGCATACGCTGGGGCTGTTCACCGAGGCGGAGATGGGTTCGGCGTTCGCAGCTGCCGGGCTGCGGGTGGAGCGTCTGCCCGAAGCGCTGCGCACGCGGGGCATCTATGTGGGGCGTCCCGCCGACTGA
- a CDS encoding VOC family protein, whose amino-acid sequence MAALERVDHLVVAAPDLEQGVAWVEARLGARLLPGGRHPAWGTRNAVLPIGPSTYLEVIAPDPERSDPDLPSLFGIDRLREPGLVAWAAQGSDIEQTVSHLRERGVRLGEPRAGGRVRPDGSRLSWVLTDPAALDPDALLPFLIDWGESEHPAAFWDGQVRLMLLCAEHPDPPSLLSKLAALGLDMPVSRAPYASLVARLRCPAGEIELRRPADTGE is encoded by the coding sequence ATGGCGGCACTCGAGCGGGTCGATCACCTGGTGGTGGCAGCGCCGGACCTCGAGCAGGGCGTGGCCTGGGTGGAAGCGCGCCTCGGTGCGCGCTTGCTGCCGGGGGGGCGCCATCCGGCCTGGGGAACCCGCAACGCGGTCCTGCCCATCGGCCCCTCGACCTATCTCGAGGTGATCGCACCCGATCCGGAGCGCTCGGACCCCGACCTGCCCTCGCTCTTCGGCATCGACCGTCTGCGGGAACCCGGCCTGGTGGCGTGGGCTGCCCAAGGCAGCGACATCGAGCAGACCGTGTCACACCTGCGCGAGCGGGGCGTACGGCTGGGGGAGCCACGTGCGGGGGGGCGGGTGCGTCCCGATGGGTCGCGTCTGTCCTGGGTGCTCACCGATCCCGCCGCCCTGGATCCGGACGCGCTGCTGCCCTTCCTCATCGACTGGGGAGAAAGCGAGCACCCCGCGGCATTCTGGGATGGCCAGGTACGACTCATGTTGCTGTGTGCCGAGCACCCTGATCCTCCGTCGCTGCTGAGCAAGCTCGCTGCGCTGGGATTGGACATGCCGGTGTCGCGGGCACCTTACGCCAGCCTCGTGGCCCGACTACGCTGCCCGGCCGGCGAGATCGAGCTGCGCAGGCCCGCAGACACAGGAGAGTGA
- a CDS encoding antibiotic biosynthesis monooxygenase, producing the protein MIVRIWHGWTTPANADRYQRLLLEEIFPGIEAKGVDGYRGIRLLRRPSEGEIEFITEMAFDSWDAVKRFAGEDHETAYVPVSARAVLARFDARSQHYELVTERGPARQPE; encoded by the coding sequence ATGATCGTGCGCATCTGGCACGGCTGGACCACGCCGGCCAACGCGGATCGCTACCAGCGACTCCTGCTGGAAGAGATCTTCCCTGGCATCGAGGCCAAGGGCGTGGACGGATACCGGGGAATCCGACTGTTGCGACGCCCCTCGGAGGGCGAGATCGAGTTCATCACCGAGATGGCGTTCGACTCGTGGGACGCGGTCAAGCGATTCGCGGGCGAGGACCACGAGACTGCGTACGTTCCGGTGTCCGCGCGGGCCGTACTGGCGCGCTTCGATGCCCGCTCCCAACACTACGAGTTGGTGACGGAGCGCGGCCCGGCGAGGCAACCCGAGTGA
- a CDS encoding creatininase family protein, which translates to MSALQRPWLLSESTWELVRETRYDLAVLPWGATEPHNLHLPFGTDTMEAEGVAAEAARLAWDGGARVVVLPAVPFGVNSTQLGLGPTLHVSPSTQLQLLFDVLRSLEAAEIPRLAICNGHGGNDFKPLIREAQLDSDVFLCTFDWWRAVDARGFFDEPGDHAGELETSVMLALRPDLVLPKGRWGTGASRRFKVTGFNEGWAWAPRDWRAVTDDTGVGDPHAATADSGRAFLAAACTRIAAFLVELASTALDDLYE; encoded by the coding sequence GTGAGCGCCCTGCAGCGCCCCTGGCTCCTGAGCGAGAGCACCTGGGAGCTGGTACGGGAGACGCGCTACGACCTCGCCGTGCTGCCCTGGGGAGCCACGGAGCCGCACAACCTGCACCTGCCCTTCGGGACGGACACCATGGAAGCGGAAGGCGTCGCCGCCGAGGCGGCGCGCTTGGCCTGGGACGGAGGAGCGCGCGTGGTGGTGCTCCCCGCGGTGCCGTTCGGCGTGAACTCGACGCAGCTCGGCCTGGGGCCGACCCTGCACGTCTCTCCCTCGACGCAGCTGCAACTCCTGTTCGACGTGCTGCGCAGCCTGGAAGCAGCGGAGATTCCCCGGTTGGCGATCTGCAACGGCCACGGAGGGAACGATTTCAAGCCCCTCATCCGCGAGGCGCAGCTCGACTCCGACGTGTTTCTCTGCACCTTCGATTGGTGGCGAGCCGTCGACGCCCGTGGATTCTTCGATGAGCCCGGAGACCACGCGGGCGAGCTGGAGACCTCCGTGATGCTGGCCCTCCGCCCCGACCTGGTGTTGCCCAAGGGGCGCTGGGGCACGGGTGCGTCGCGCCGTTTCAAGGTCACCGGCTTCAACGAAGGGTGGGCCTGGGCGCCCCGGGATTGGCGCGCCGTGACGGACGACACCGGAGTCGGGGACCCCCACGCCGCGACCGCCGACAGCGGGCGCGCGTTCCTGGCCGCGGCCTGCACGCGCATCGCCGCGTTCCTGGTCGAGTTGGCCTCCACGGCCCTGGACGACCTCTACGAATAG